The Vigna radiata var. radiata cultivar VC1973A chromosome 6, Vradiata_ver6, whole genome shotgun sequence DNA segment AGAAGTGTTGCATGCCTTACAGGCCCAAGAACAAAGAAGACTTATGAGGCAAGAAGGATCGGTGGAGGGTGCCTTTCAAGTCAAATTCCAGAGCAATGACAACAAACACAAGAAGAAGCAGAAAAATGATACCAGACCTGGAAGATTAAACAAGATCAACAACAAGAGTAATAATACTCAGGTTTTTCCACTTAGTCCTCATTGTAAGAAAACCAATCATCCACAAAAAAGGTGCTAGTGGAGACCAAATGCAACGTGTCATAAGTGTGGGCAGCTAGGGCACATGGAAAAGATTTGCAAGTCTCATCAACAACAAGGAGAAGTTAAGGTTTCTGAGGATCAACCACAAGAGGAACAATTTTTTGTTGTTACATGCTTCGTAACCAATAGCTCCATAGAAAGTTGGCTAATAGACAGTGGTTACACAAACCACATGAGTTATGATCGAGAACTCTTTACAGAACTTGACAAAATTGTACTTTCTAAAGTCAGAGTAGGTAATGGAGCATATATTGTagtgaaaggaaaagaaacaatGGCAATTGAAGGTTAAACAGGTTTGAAATTGATTTCAGATGTTTtatatattccaaaaattaaccaaaacctATTGAGTGTTCCTCAATTGCTTGAAAAAGGTTATAAAGTGTTGTTTGAAGACAAAAACTGTGTGATTAAATATTTAGCAGGCAAGGAagtatttaaagttaaaatgaaaggaaaaagctCTACTTTAGACATCATGAGTGAAGAACAAGTTGTAGTGCACAAAGAGATCTGCAGTGCACAAAGAGGTCAATAGTACAATACTTTAGCATAAAAGATTGGGCCATTTTCACCATAGTGCTCTAATATTCATGAAGAAGAATAACATGGTCAGAGGCTTACCTGATATAAAAGAAGCATTTCCTACATGCATTGCTTGCCAATATGGAAAGCAAACAAGACTCCCATTTCCATAAAACAAGACTTGGAGGGCTATACAAAATCTACAATTGATACATATAGATGTTGAAGGTCCTATGAGCACACCATCATTGAATGGTAgtaagtattatattattttcattgatgaCATGACAAGAATGTGTtggatatattttataaagtttaaatatgaAGTTGTTGACATTTTTTTGGAAGTTTAAAACTTTGGTGGAAAATCCAAGCAAGTGCAAAATGCAGATGATCAAATCCGCCAATGGAACTAAATatacttcaaaaaaatttaacaagtttTGTAAAGATACAGGTGTAAAACAGTAGCTTACAATCCCTTATTCACCTCAAAAAAATGGCAttgcagaaagaaaaaattgaacgATTATGGAGATGGCTAGGTGTGTACTTCATGATAGAGAGTTGCCTAAAAAATTTTAGGCAAAGGTTGTAAATACAACAATATTTTTACTCAATAGACTACCAACAAAAGCTTTACAACAAAGAACGCCTTTTGAAGCATGGCGCAGTTACAAACCTGAgttgtttaatttaaagatatCCGGTTGCTtttgtttctcttatattcCTCATATTAAGATAGAAAACTCGGACAAGAAAGTAGAACCTAGAATTTTTGTAGGCTATAGCTTGTTTTCAAAGGCCTACAAGATTTATCTCCTACACAACAACAAAGTCATTATTAGCAGGGATGTGAAATTATTGGAGTTTGATTGTTGGAGCTGGAAAGACAACAAATAccttgaaaattttgattttttgagTTGGAAAGGCAACAATGAGCTTGGATTTCATGAGGAGAATGAAGATGTGGATGACGACCCTGTCAAACGAACAAGATTGCTTTCTGACATtgataacggattaaaataTCGTTATTTgctatatgattttgatactaaaagcaccctttttcacttagaaacttgcttgaactcctgtgtttcagtaaattgtgtgaataagagagttgagattgattttaactgttttctaacaaattcccctcgttttgacagagattgaagaaatactggaagaagaagtgaaaagccatgaagatggagctcaaaaggggtaaaaaaggcaccaagaagggaggaAACTCGAAGCCCAGGCGACAGGAATGAAAAACAATGAAGCCAAGATCGACGCTGGTTGCCCGGGCGACAGAAGCCCGAAGCTCGGGCATCCAAAACTGGTGCCCCAGCCTCACAGAACTCTTAATTCATGCTTCGGCGAGCTCCCTGTGACGATTGAGCatgatttcacgtggatcgggcACTGTTTCttctctgatttgattcttttgcaccgggccgcactttgggacgcgtctggcgctatttaaaggaccctagggctctaggttttgcatccctagcagaagagagcatagcaatacactcctagccaattcttagtcttccattctctctttctttcttccattgttcatagggtTCCCTCAtgtttatggggaactaatttctattttttattgaggaatgatgtaaccttgtaaactatcatgtatttgaattgattcttaattctatatgctttatttcattatttgttagagtaattcatctgctttactcttgcttatacaataacattatttgtgagttgcatgagtgtcaGGAGGTtgctttcaattcaggtccttgttgaattactcctaagggttatattgctcagggatgagggtatgagtcttagtcgtcttaacctcttgatcttcacatctttttaccaggaatgttaggaatcgtatgaactggtaattagggacaagcttatttaccgagggatcgggtttaagtgttttagtgagggacgttagcattaatgaataaagaagaattcttatatacatgagagggaactcggtgaagtctaaccccaacaacatactcatctcatataaatcaacctccattcatctttgtgctcttttgccactgatcaatttcactttgctttattttattcttttgtaatacaaaccatgatctcttttattttaagtcttaattaatcttgttttcacacaattgttcagcgccgagagtcctttgggatacgatacttggtcttaccattttatattacttggttgacttggtacacttgccaatttgccccaacaagtttttggcgccgttgtcggggactcacggtttaagctattctatttgtgtgaatcttgattaattttggctttattttattttaatttatttttcccatttttgtctttatatttcaaaatccctaatttccatttttgttttattttatttttgtgctaaCAATATTCTCGAGGGTTTTGTTTGGTGCAGGATGCAGGCAatgcaaggaaatttcaaccactggtggggaTCTCATTCAAGCATAAACCAAAATCAATATGAGCAAGATGGAGGACTAGTCACTAGTCCACAAAGAGTTGATAGCACTAGGCTTGAAGAGACTCTCCAATAGTTCCTGAAAGACTCTATCTCATTTCGGAAAAACATTGAGGCCTCAACGCAAAATATAGTGGTTGAGTTCAAGGTTCTAAATCAGATGCTGACTGAGATCACAAACAACCAAAGGCCTCAAAAGGATTGCAATGCAGTGGTTACTAGAAGTGGCAAAGTGTTGAAtgagagagaggaaaaagagagaCTCAGAGAatatgagagagaagaagaaaaaaaaaaaagagattcagagaaaaagaaaaatatcaaaaagagaGTGAGAAACAAGAGAgtgagaggagagaaaaagaaaaaagagtgaggaagagaatgagagaaagaaaaaagaagttttgGAAAAATCCCTTCCTTACCCAAAATACTACTctaggaaggaaaaagaaaagtagtttGAGCGCTTCATGTAGATCTTCAAGAAACTGGAGATCAACATACCTTTCTTAGAAGCCTTGCAGCAAATGGCCTCATATGCAAAATTTTTGAAGGAACTCCTatctaaaaaaagaaagtacattgaagaggaaacaattgaagtaCAAGAAAACTGCAGCACCATCATTCAAAAGTCAATTCCTCCCAAATTAAAGGATCCAGGAAGTTTTACTATCCCTTGCACAATAGGGAACATCTCTGTGGGCAAAGCACTAATTGATTTGGGAGCCAGAATTAATCTTATTCCACTTTCCATGTTTGAGAAGATTGAAGGCTTGGAACTTAAGCCTACCAGGATGACTCTCCAACTAGCAGACAGATCGCTAAAATATCCTTACGGGGTAGTAGAGGACGTGTTAGTAAAAGTAGACAAGTTCCTGTTTCCTGTTGACTTTGTTatcatggagatggaagaagatGTGAATGTTCCTCTATTCTTGGGAGACCTTTCATGAGACTGCAAGAGTTCTAATTGATGTAGAAAATGGCAAGCTAAAAGTAAGAGTGCAAGATGAAGAAGTGAATTTTGATGTCTTCCAAGCCATGTCTCATCCAAGAGATAATAAAGATTGTTTCCATCTTGATACTCTTGACAAATTATGCATGATTAAAGAAAAGGAGGTATGTGATATTCCTTCTCTGGAAGAAACTCTTGATGATAATTATGAAGAAGTGATTGGGGAAAGCTTGGATAATATTGAAGAATCAAAAGAAACCCCTTCATTgaactcagaaaaaaaaatcaaggaaAGAAAACTAGAGCTTAAAATGCTACCTCCTCActtgaaatatgtgtttttagAAGAAGAGGGAAACAAGACAGTCATCATCAGCAACTCTCTCTCCCCTAGTgaggaagaaaaattaataaaagtgcTCAAAGCAAACAAAGGAGCTATTGGATGGTCAATTTTAGATCTCAAGGGCATAAGCCCAACTTATTGCATGCATAGAATATTCATGGAAGATAACTACAAACCAGTGGCTCAACCACAA contains these protein-coding regions:
- the LOC106763651 gene encoding uncharacterized protein LOC106763651; the protein is MKESDTIKEYSNTLLGIANKVRLLGTAFSDSRIVEKILVSVPERYEAFIATLENTKDLSKITLVEVLHALQAQEQRRLMRQEGSVEGAFQVKFQSNDNKHKKKQKNDTRPGRLNKINNKSNNTQLGHMEKICKSHQQQGEVKVSEDQPQEEQFFVVTCFVTNSSIESWLIDSGYTNHMSYDRELFTELDKIVLSKVRVGNGAYIVVKGKETMAIEG